From Schizosaccharomyces pombe strain 972h- genome assembly, chromosome: II, the proteins below share one genomic window:
- the cox20 gene encoding respiratory chain complex IV assembly protein Cox20: protein MSTPNEPEKPGIIDAFKSLKMSDFAHMVHHPCFKESLITSVVCGLGVGCIHLFLRAPISRAANWGFGTYFGMSIVSWEGCNYRKQLETNNFNIKITEAAEKTPKHRSSRSAQEIDEGFNE, encoded by the exons ATGAGTACACCAAATGAACCCGAAAAACCTGGGATTATTGACGCTTTCAAG TCATTGAAGATGAGTGATTTTGCTCACATGGTACACCATCCTTGTTTTAAGGAATCATTAATCACCAGTGTCGTCTGTGGTCTAGGTGTTGGTTGCATCCATTTGTTTCTTCGAG CACCTATTTCTAGAGCTGCTAATTGGGGGTTCGGAACTTATTTTGGAATGAGCATCGTCTCTTGGGAAGGGTGTAATTACCGCAAGCAGCTTGAAACTAATAACTTCAACATTAAAATTACAGAAGCAGCAGAAAAGACCCCGAAGCATCGCTCTTCAAGGTCCGCtcaagaaattgatgaagGTTTTAACGAGTAA
- the cdc20 gene encoding DNA polymerase epsilon catalytic subunit Pol2 produces MPLKTARGASKYQFRKFNGNYNGKSKSNGRTFAKSTEEVGFNDPMKIVYKKNEIDRMMGFDSYEGGQPREAWLLNVHPTVIESTKGNSTLSAVDFYFIQDDGDTFRCTIPYSPYFYIAAREGKEALVDDYLKKKFVGLIKSTTRIFKEDLQLKNHIVGYQKLYIKLVFDNLNDLQAVRKSLMSAVKANSSQQDAVDAYTNLSSENLNGIIENAFEDPLNHVLDIREYDVPYHSRTLIDLNIRVGQWYTVSYHEGHVQISLLASRIERAEPTIMAFDIETTKLPLKFPDSSFDKIMMISYMIDGQGFLITNREIISQNIEDFHYTPREEFEGPFIIFNEPDEVGLLHRFFKHIRSAKPSVIVTYNGDFFDWPFVDARAAFHGLNLTEETGFFRDAEDEYKSSYCSHMDAFRWVKRDSYLPQGSQGLKAVTVSKLGYNPIELDPELMTPYASEKPQVLAQYSVSDAVATYFLYMKYVHPFIFSLCNIIPLNPDEVLRKGTGTLCETLLTVEACTKNIILPNKHVDASQKFFDGHLLASETYVGGHVESLESGVFRSDLPTNFNMDPKVYEELILQLDKALDFSLTVENNVNVDEIENYEEVRDSILKKLSDLRDRPKRSEKPRIYHLDVASMYPNIMITNRLQPDSVKDESFCATCDLNVPNKTCDRRMVWAWRGEYYPAKKGEYHMIYSALQSERFPGPTPFSPFRSFQELSPSEQAAMVQKRIADYSRKVYHRLYDNTVIERETIICQKENSFYIDTVKSFRDRRYDFKGLQKKWVKQLAAIKEKGGLAEIEEAKKMVVLYDSLQLAHKVILNSFYGYVMRKGSRWYSIEMAGITCLTGATIIQMARQIVERAGRPLELDTDGIWCILPESFPENFEFKKKSGGKVFISYPCVMLNHLVHEKFTNHQYSALKDPEKLVYETTSENSIFFEVDGPYRAMILPASTEEGKNLKKRYAVFNFDGSLAELKGFEVKRRGELKLIKDFQSQIFKVFLKGDSLEECYQEVAYVADTWLEILFTKGSNLTDDELIELISENRSMSKALSEYGSQKSTSITTARRLADFLGDQMTKDKGLACRFIISASPKGRPVAERAVPVAIFFAEESVKRHFLRLWLKDNGLYDVDIRDIIDWDYYLKRLGSVVQKLISIPAALQRISNPVTRFPLPDWLQKRVAVLNSKYQQKKIDSIFSLAPTNPSTINNTKVTDIEDLGSVTHKDKRIVARVTKRKLLQQSGNSEAPVSFEVKPVSFMDGYSNWLKYAKKKWKYQKQVKLRRRHLIGFQSRQFTNVLQSSAEVMFENLWHILQIRETDVPGILHAWVIIRNRLTSIRFIVNRKFFVCFKDETLPNVEIEGCLIEKSNAILPHGSTSDKLFLLEIPEKSYLTEKVSISMIFAHPSVSGIYETRIEPIERLILEMGSRKRFNNSVPGALGKGFEFGFESKMFTDPSDNDVSYLDGVEMNYLYAFHFSISNRFVFSLFMPHLKKVEAIIYDKLPGSDMSFPSISKIYEELRSKFDNLIKESSIEYPDTLSCNVIFSGNERKAYKLIDEKLLQYFSTKTKNSLLIIESSLPHILKANVKQIEELPYIMIPRLESNIQSLSWKQHIATKMIQHFLAIGSWLFHRIQLSRFSDIPLCNFESDDIQYSIDVVYSRKLKEHNIILWWNKGPTPDLGGIEKDSILQIASPKDPLEVNNPGAYSNACVDISLSNLALCSILNSALINDIEGIGDMAALNDNYMTAINDDLEEKLGIHDNIGLTHSLPVLKALVKTWWNEAASGNNLADLIIQHLARWISSSKSYLYSPLLSSHVEVIMRKTFLQLLSEIKRLGAHIIHASANKILIKTSKLIVQNAVTYSNYLLKSIKTLPLFHFLDLNVTEYWDYLLWMDSVNYGGKMVAANFSATNEEPQTVVSWHIKSHLPPIIQPEFQSWIVEFIEEVYKQKLEKSNTKVGFVRVKNNNADEDSEIVGSGILKSKLIHPLKRKVAQVRRCFQELQLDENTREDLKFPKLPGSFLNYTDGALELVKSICAVFELSHDLNLEVRFLKKSLLSLLQIQEFSTQAVFRYPSRRLSLDQIPCKQCGVHQDFDLCLHEHLWPTRDDMGTLVFSDGWSCSSCNLVYDRWVFEETLVDNLYHQLTLYQLQDLICSKCKTVKQWSLKERCSCSGEWVLQLSPTKFREMLNVYQSVADFYEFSILQNSVQSILSVLN; encoded by the coding sequence ATGCCCTTAAAAACAGCTCGAGGAGCATCCAAATATCAGTTTAGGAAATTTAATGGTAACTACAatggaaaaagtaaatcGAACGGTAGGACGTTTGCAAAATCAACCGAGGAAGTTGGCTTCAATGATCCTATGAAAATTGTCtacaaaaagaatgagATTGATCGAATGATGGGTTTTGATAGCTATGAAGGTGGACAACCACGAGAAGCTTGGCTTCTCAACGTTCATCCAACAGTAATCGAAAGCACCAAAGGCAATTCTACCCTCAGTGCCGTTGACTTTTACTTCATTCAAGACGATGGTGACACTTTCCGGTGTACCATTCCATACTCTCCTTACTTCTACATTGCTGCTCGAGAAGGTAAAGAAGCTTTGGTTGAcgattatttaaaaaaaaaatttgtggGCTTAATTAAATCTACTACGCGTATCTTTAAAGAAGATTTACAGCTAAAAAACCACATAGTGGGTTACCAAAAGTTGTATATAAAGTTGGTTTTTGATAACCTGAATGACCTTCAGGCTGTCAGGAAGTCTTTGATGTCTGCTGTGAAAGCTAATTCTTCCCAACAAGATGCCGTTGATGCATACACTAACTTGTCTTCGGAGAATTTAAACGGGATTATAGAAAACGCATTTGAAGATCCTTTAAATCATGTTTTAGATATCCGTGAGTACGATGTTCCGTATCATTCTCGTACACTTATTGATTTGAATATTCGAGTCGGACAATGGTATACTGTTTCATATCATGAAGGCCATGTTCAAATATCCCTTTTAGCTTCCCGAATCGAGCGTGCAGAACCTACTATAATGGCTTTTGATATTGAAACCACTAAGCTGCCATTGAAGTTTCCTGATAGCTCGTTCGATAAAATAATGATGATATCTTATATGATTGATGGCCAAGGATTTTTAATTACCAATAGAGAAATTATTTCCCAGAATATTGAAGATTTTCATTATACTCCGAGGGAGGAATTTGAGGGCccatttattatttttaatgagCCTGATGAAGTTGGCCTACTTCATCGATTCTTTAAACATATAAGGTCTGCAAAGCCTTCAGTAATAGTTACATACAATGGTGACTTCTTTGACTGGCCATTTGTAGACGCACGTGCTGCATTTCACGGATTGAATTTAACAGAAGAAACTGGTTTCTTCAGGGACGCAGAGGATGAATATAAGTCTTCTTATTGTAGTCATATGGATGCCTTCCGGTGGGTAAAGAGAGATAGTTATTTACCTCAAGGAAGTCAAGGTCTCAAAGCTGTCACTGTCAGTAAATTAGGTTATAATCCTATCGAACTAGATCCAGAATTGATGACTCCTTATGCAAGTGAAAAACCTCAAGTTCTTGCTCAATATTCAGTTTCAGATGCTGTTGCTacttattttctttacatGAAATATGTGCAtcctttcattttttctctttgtAACATTATCCCATTAAATCCTGATGAAGTTTTACGTAAAGGCACGGGTACGTTGTGTGAAACGCTTTTAACTGTTGAGGCttgtacaaaaaatattattcttCCGAATAAACATGTTGATGCTagtcaaaaatttttcgaCGGTCATTTACTTGCAAGTGAGACTTATGTTGGAGGACATGTTGAAAGTCTTGAAAGTGGTGTTTTTAGAAGCGACTTGCCGACTAATTTCAACATGGATCCAAAAGTTTATGAAGAACTAATTTTACAGTTGGACAAAGCCttagatttttctttaacagTTGAAAACAACGTCAATGTTGATGAAATCGAAAATTATGAAGAGGTTAGAGACAGCATATTAAAGAAACTAAGTGACCTTCGTGATCGACCAAAAAGGTCGGAGAAGCCAAGGATTTACCATCTTGATGTCGCCTCAATGTACCCAAATATTATGATTACCAACCGGTTACAGCCAGATTCAGTAAAAGATGAATCGTTTTGTGCAACATGCGATCTTAATGTGCCCAATAAGACATGTGATCGTCGGATGGTATGGGCATGGAGAGGGGAGTATTACCCTGCTAAAAAAGGTGAATATCATATGATATATTCTGCTTTACAATCTGAGCGTTTTCCAGGCCCTACCCCTTTCTCACCTTTTAGGTCATTTCAAGAGCTTTCTCCCTCAGAACAAGCTGCTATGGTGCAAAAGCGCATTGCGGATTACAGCCGTAAAGTGTATCACCGTCTATATGATAATACCGTTATCGAAAGGGAAACTATAATTTGtcaaaaggaaaactcaTTTTATATTGATACGGTAAAAAGCTTTAGGGATCGCCGTTATGACTTTAAAggattgcaaaaaaaatgggtCAAACAACTTGCTGctataaaggaaaaaggaGGACTTGCTGAAATAGAGGAGGCCAAAAAGATGGTCGTACTCTACGATTCTTTACAGTTAGCTCACAAAGTTATTTTAAACTCTTTCTATGGATATGTCATGCGAAAAGGCTCCCGTTGGTATTCGATTGAAATGGCTGGTATCACATGTTTGACAGGCGCTACGATTATTCAGATGGCTCGTCAAATAGTTGAACGTGCAGGTAGGCCATTGGAACTTGACACAGATGGTATTTGGTGTATTCTTCCAGAATCGTTTCCTGAAAactttgaatttaaaaagaaatccgGAGGAAAGGTTTTTATCTCTTATCCATGCGTTATGTTAAATCACCTGGTTCATGAAAAGTTCACCAATCATCAATATTCTGCCTTAAAGGACCCAGAGAAATTGGTGTATGAAACAACTAGTGAAAacagcattttttttgaggtTGATGGTCCTTATAGAGCTATGATTTTGCCTGCTTCAACGGAAGAAGgtaaaaacttaaaaaagcGTTATGCCGTTTTCAATTTCGATGGTAGTTTAGCTGAACTTAAAGGCTTTGAGGTGAAAAGAAGAGGAGAATTGAAGCTCATTAAGGATTTTCAATCTCAGAtatttaaagtttttttgaaaggtGATTCTTTAGAGGAATGCTATCAAGAAGTTGCCTATGTTGCTGACACTTGGTTAGAGATTCTATTCACCAAAGGCTCTAACCTAACAGATGATGAATTAATTGAACTGATTTCTGAGAATCGTAGTATGTCTAAAGCTTTGTCTGAATACGGAAGCCAAAAATCGACATCCATTACTACAGCCAGGCGACTGGCTGACTTTTTGGGTGATCAAATGACCAAAGACAAAGGTCTAGCATGtcgttttattatttccGCAAGTCCAAAAGGAAGGCCAGTTGCAGAAAGGGCAGTACCGGTAGCTATTTTCTTTGCTGAAGAATCTGTTAAGCGACATTTTCTTAGGCTCTGGTTGAAAGATAATGGTCTATATGATGTTGATATTAGAGACATTATTGATTGGgattattatttgaaacGTCTAGGATCAGTAGTACAAAAACTAATTAGCATCCCTGCTGCTCTCCAAAGGATTTCAAACCCCGTTACCCGTTTTCCATTGCCGGACTGGCTTCAAAAACGAGTTGCTGTCTTGAATTCTAAATACCAACAGAAAAAGATCGATTCCATTTTCTCCTTAGCCCCTACAAATCCATCCACAATAAACAACACAAAAGTTACTGATATTGAGGATTTAGGAAGTGTGACTCACAAAGATAAGCGTATTGTCGCTCGAGTTACCAAGCGTAAACTTTTACAACAATCTGGGAACTCGGAAGCACCTGTATCTTTTGAAGTAAAACCTGTATCCTTTATGGATGGATATTCGAATTGGCTTAAGTATGCTAAGAAAAAGTGGAAATATCAGAAGCAGGTCAAGCTTCGAAGAAGACATTTAATTGGGTTTCAATCAAGGCAATTCACCAATGTTTTACAATCTTCTGCTGAAGTtatgtttgaaaatttatggcatattttacaaatacgAGAAACCGATGTTCCTGGTATTTTACATGCTTGGGTAATTATTCGTAATCGGTTGACCTCGATACGGTTCATTGTGAATAGAAAGTTTTTTGTATGTTTCAAAGATGAGACTTTACCGAATGTTGAAATTGAGGGATgcttaattgaaaaaagcaatGCGATATTACCGCATGGAAGCACTTCGGATaagctttttttacttGAAATTCCAGAAAAGAGCTATTTAACGGAAAAGGTATCAATTTCTATGATTTTTGCCCATCCGTCTGTTAGTGGAATATATGAGACTCGTATAGAACCAATTGAAAGATTGATATTAGAAATGGGATCCAGAAAAAGGTTTAATAATTCAGTACCTGGAGCGTTAGGTAAAGGCTTCGAATTTGGATTTGAATCTAAAATGTTCACTGACCCAAGTGATAACGATGTTTCCTATCTTGATGGAGTAGAGATGAACTACCTTTATGCATTCCATTTTTCCATTAGTAATaggtttgttttttcactttttaTGCcacatttaaaaaaagttgaggCCATAATTTATGACAAACTGCCAGGTAGTGATATGTCTTTCCCATCAATCAGCAAAATTTACGAAGAGCTACGGTCgaaatttgataatttaattaaggAAAGTAGTATCGAATACCCTGATACTCTTTCGTGTAATGTCATTTTCTCGGGAAACGAAAGGAAAGCGTACAAACTGATAGATGAAAAGTTGcttcaatatttttcaactaaaactaaaaatagTCTGCTTATTATTGAAAGTTCACTCCCTCACATATTGAAGGCAAATGTGAAGCAAATTGAAGAGCTTCCGTATATAATGATACCACGGCTTGAGAGCAACATACAGTCTCTTTCTTGGAAACAACACATTGCTACGAAAATGATCCAACATTTCTTAGCTATTGGTAGCTGGCTTTTCCATCGCATACAACTTTCTCGCTTCTCAGATATCCCATTATGCAACTTTGAAAGCGATGACATTCAGTACAGTATCGATGTTGTTTACTCTAGAAAGCTGAAAGAACATAATATTATCCTTTGGTGGAATAAAGGCCCAACTCCAGACTTAGGTGGTATTGAGAAGGATAGTATTCTGCAGATTGCCAGTCCCAAAGATCCACTAGAAGTTAACAATCCTGGTGCTTATTCAAATGCTTGTGTTGACATTTCTCTTTCCAACCTTGCACTTTGTAGCATTCTCAATTCTGCTCTCATAAATGACATAGAAGGTATTGGCGACATGGCAGCTTTGAATGATAATTACATGACCGCCATAAATGATGATCTGGAGGAAAAGTTGGGAATACATGATAATATTGGACTGACACATTCATTGCCGGTGTTGAAGGCGTTGGTTAAAACTTGGTGGAACGAAGCTGCATCCGGTAATAATCTCGCTGATCTTATAATTCAACATTTAGCCCGATGgatttcttcatcaaaatcTTATCTGTACAGTCCTTTACTCTCCTCGCACGTGGAAGTTATAATgagaaaaacttttttacaaCTTCTCTCTGAGATAAAACGCCTTGGAGCACATATCATACACGCTTCTgctaataaaatattaatcaAAACGAGCAAATTAATCGTCCAGAACGCTGTCACttattcaaattatttactCAAATCCATTAAGACGTTACCACTATTTCACTTTTTGGATCTAAATGTCACGGAATACTGGGATTATCTTTTATGGATGGATTCCGTTAATTATGGAGGAAAAATGGTGGCAGCAAATTTTTCAGCTACAAATGAAGAACCACAGACAGTTGTTTCATGGCACATTAAAAGTCATTTACCTCCAATCATTCAGCCCGAATTTCAGAGTTGGATTGTTGAGTTTATTGAAGAGGTTTATAAgcaaaaattagaaaagtCTAATACAAAAGTTGGGTTTGTTCGCGTGAAAAACAACAATGCTGATGAGGACTCTGAAATAGTTGGATCgggaattttaaaaagtaagtTGATACATCCTCTTAAACGGAAAGTTGCTCAAGTAAGGAGATGTTTTCAAGAGCTTCAGCTTGATGAAAATACCAGAGAAGATCTTAAATTTCCAAAGTTGCCAGGTTCTTTTCTTAACTATACTGATGGCGCTCTAGAATTGGTTAAAAGCATCTGTGCTGTTTTTGAACTCTCCCATGATCTCAATTTGGAGGTccgttttttaaaaaagagtttatTGTCacttttacaaattcaAGAGTTTTCCACTCAGGCGGTATTTCGATATCCTAGTCGTCGACTTTCACTTGATCAAATACCCTGTAAGCAGTGTGGCGTCCATCAGGATTTTGACCTTTGTTTACATGAGCATCTATGGCCTACTCGCGATGACATGGGGACCTTGGTGTTTTCTGACGGATGGTCTTGTTCCAGCTGTAACTTAGTTTACGATCGATGGGTGTTTGAGGAAACTTTGGTGGATAACTTATACCATCAATTGACATTATATCAACTGCAAGATTTGATTTGTTCTAAATGTAAGACAGTTAAGCAATGGTCATTAAAGGAACGCTGTTCATGCAGCGGAGAATGGGTATTACAGCTTTCACCTACAAAGTTTCGTGAAATGTTAAACGTTTATCAATCTGTTGCTGATTTTTACGAGTTTTCTATATTGCAAAATTCTGTTCAGTCCATACTTTCTGTGCTGAACTAA
- the cct7 gene encoding chaperonin-containing T-complex eta subunit Cct7 has protein sequence MSLGGPQIPVIVLKEGTDDSQGRGQLLSNINACVAVQDTIRTTLGPLGADKLMVDDRGEVVISNDGATIMKLLDIVHPAAKTLVDIARAQDAEVGDGTTSVVVFAGELLREARTFVEDGVSSHLIIRGYRKAAQLAVNKIKEIAIHLDLSDEGKLRDLLTKCASTAMNSKLIRSNSTFFTKMVVDAVLTLDQEDLNENMIGIKKVPGGAMEDSLLVKGVAFKKTFSYAGFEQQPKFFKNPKILCLDVELELKAEKDNAEVRVDKVQEYQNIVDAEWRIIFSKLEAIVATGAKVVLSKLPIGDLATQYFADRDIFCAGRVAADDLNRVVQAVGGSIQSTCSNIEEKHLGTCDTFEERQIGGDRFNLFEGCPKAKTCTLILRGGADQFIAEVERSLHDAIMIVKHALKNNLVVAGGGACEMELSKYLRDYSLTISGKQQNFIAAFARSLEVIPRQLCDNAGFDSTNILNKLRMQHAKGEMWAGVDMDSEGVANNFEKFVWEPSTVKSNAILSATEAATLILSVDETIKNEPSQQPQAPQGALPPGAANRIMRGRGRGMPR, from the exons ATGTCGCTTGGAGGTCCTCAAATTCCTGTCATTG TACTGAAGGAAGGTACGGATGATTCCCAAGGACGGGGTCAACTGCTTTCGAACATCAATGCTTGTGTCGCTGTACAAGACACGATCCGAACCACTCTCGGTCCATTGGGCGCTGATAAGTTAATGGTTGACGATAGAGGAGAAGTTGTAATTTCAAATGATGGCGCAACTATTATGAAACTCTTGGACATTGTCCATCCTGCTGCAAAAACGCTAGTTGATATTGCCAGAGCCCAAGATGCGGAAGTCGGTGATGGTACTACTTCGGTCGTTGTATTCGCTGGCGAATTATTGAGAGAAGCGAGAACATTTGTTGAAGATGGAGTTAGTTCACATCTTATTATAAGAGGTTATCGTAAAGCTGCCCAGTTGGCTGTGAATAAGATTAAAGAGATTGCTATTCACTTGGATTTATCGGACGAAGG AAAATTACGAGATCTGTTAACAAAATGCGCATCTACTGCAATGAACTCAAAGCTTATTCGTTCGAattctactttttttacaaagatGGTAGTTGATGCTGTTTTGACATTAGATCAAGAAGACTTGAATGAAAACATGATtggtattaaaaaagtccCTGGAGGAGCAATGGAGGATTCACTTCTTGTTAAGGGCGTTGCATTTAAAAAGACATTTTCGTATGCTGGTTTTGAACAACAGCCAAAATTCTTCAAGAATCCCaaaattctttgtttgGACGTTGAGTTGGAATTAAAGGCCGAGAAAGACAATGCTGAAGTTCGCGTTGATAAAGTTCAAGAATACCAGAATATCGTCGATGCTGAATGGCGtatcattttttccaaacttGAAGCGATTGTCGCTACTGGTGCGAAAGTTGTTTTGTCAAAATTGCCCATCGGTGATTTGGCCACCCAATATTTCGCGGATCGTGACATTTTTTGTGCTGGAAGGGTTGCTGCAGATGATTTAAATCGTGTGGTACAAGCAGTTGGCGGCTCCATCCAGTCTACCTGCTCAAATATTGAGGAGAAGCACCTAGGTACTTGTGATACTTTTGAGGAGCGTCAAATCGGTGGTGATCGTTTCAATCTATTTGAAGGTTGTCCCAAGGCCAAGACTTGCACTCTTATTCTTCGTGGCGGTGCTGATCAGTTTATTGCAGAGGTGGAACGCTCGTTACATGATGCTATTATGATTGTTAAACATGcgttaaaaaataacttaGTAGTCGCTGGCGGTGGTGCTTGTGAGATGGAGTTATCTAAATATCTCCGTGATTATTCTCTTACTATATCTGGTAAACAACAGAATTTTATAGCTGCCTTTGCTCGCTCGTTGGAAGTAATCCCTCGTCAGCTGTGTGATAATGCAGGATTCGAttcaacaaatattttgaataaactCCGTATGCAACATGCCAAGGGTGAAATGTGGGCTGGTGTAGATATGGATAGCGAAGGGGTCGCAAACAATTTTGAGAAGTTTGTTTGGGAGCCTAGCACCGTCAAATCAAATGCCATATTATCAGCAACTGAGGCAGCTACTCTAATTCTGTCCGTTGACGAGactattaaaaatgaacCTTCACAGCAACCTCAAGCTCCACAGGGTGCGTTACCTCCTGGCGCTGCTAATAGGATTATGCGTGGTAGAGGTCGAGGAATGCCCCgctaa